The following coding sequences lie in one Chryseobacterium culicis genomic window:
- a CDS encoding AAA family ATPase → MIIKEVLIENYQCYYGVKKFNLMNGLNIILGENGEGKTKFFEALQWLLNSTKSERPEGLDFLISKKAMAYLESGSSFKVRVEITVEQFEQHKILTKEFVVDKSDTNDFEISNFVLKGIQEEINGERYPVDGYSLLEEIFPREIQKYTMFKGEDELNIFDSEESLTVLVKLFSDTKHYYKYEKKGAFLKDAAEKAVDNASKKNSQNQSQYSRLEREIGTLLGKKRNCLTFLEQTTNNIDKTKKNIKNAEKYVDNAKTLDIINKRIQIIQESLSKTESQIDENYTTNLLDEKWILMHFENIHHEFTQKITEFSKQRRKLQSQYDKDQGIKEGEKRANIALLKDLIPLPIGTPSKAIMEEMIKDKFCKVCNREAEEGSEALEFMTNRLQQYLEAQTEIQEAEPKKLYNFNYTGKLVYLSSNHEDSLADIRNIPSEIESLFEFNHKRKEEAKELKEKLEKEIKERSKIIGNSTIGSEDLDVVLKDYNSWQKDLEDLKQESKDYTLELEDINGKLKILEDNKDEIDLTNASKFLLNTRNILRHVETILIDTKNRKFDEFVGRLENKSNDIFSTINVDAFTGVIVFTINSNREKVKVQLQEEDGSIFYSPNQSLLTSMHIAVLLAISDLAHEIREEGYPLLFDAPTSSFGSSKMTQFLNLIYQRENQTIILLKDYIGRDSNEALQIEEDFAHVKRKKAFWLRLERPFDEKNLKTINTEIVEI, encoded by the coding sequence ATGATTATTAAAGAAGTTCTTATAGAAAACTACCAGTGTTATTATGGGGTCAAGAAATTTAACCTAATGAACGGTCTCAATATTATATTGGGAGAAAACGGTGAAGGGAAAACAAAATTTTTTGAAGCCCTACAATGGCTTTTAAACAGTACCAAAAGTGAAAGACCTGAAGGTCTTGATTTTTTAATTTCCAAAAAAGCAATGGCTTACTTGGAATCGGGTAGCTCATTTAAAGTTAGAGTTGAAATTACAGTTGAACAATTTGAACAACATAAAATATTAACAAAGGAATTTGTCGTTGATAAATCTGATACCAATGATTTTGAGATCAGCAATTTTGTTCTTAAAGGCATTCAGGAAGAAATTAATGGCGAGCGTTATCCTGTAGATGGTTACAGTTTGCTGGAAGAAATATTTCCCCGAGAAATTCAGAAGTACACTATGTTTAAAGGGGAAGATGAACTCAATATTTTTGATAGTGAGGAATCTTTGACGGTTTTGGTAAAGTTATTTTCAGATACAAAACATTATTATAAGTACGAAAAAAAAGGCGCATTTTTAAAGGATGCAGCAGAAAAAGCTGTTGATAATGCATCAAAAAAGAATTCTCAAAATCAGTCTCAATACAGTAGATTAGAGCGGGAAATTGGCACTCTACTAGGCAAAAAAAGAAATTGCCTTACTTTTTTGGAACAGACTACTAATAACATTGATAAAACTAAAAAAAACATCAAAAATGCTGAAAAGTATGTTGATAATGCCAAGACATTAGATATCATCAATAAAAGAATTCAAATTATACAAGAGTCCTTGTCAAAAACAGAATCTCAAATTGATGAAAACTATACAACCAATTTATTGGATGAGAAATGGATTCTTATGCATTTTGAAAATATTCATCATGAATTTACCCAAAAGATTACTGAATTTAGCAAGCAAAGACGCAAGCTTCAGTCACAATATGATAAAGACCAAGGTATAAAAGAAGGAGAAAAAAGAGCGAATATTGCTTTATTGAAAGATCTTATACCGCTTCCGATAGGCACGCCTTCGAAAGCAATTATGGAAGAAATGATAAAAGACAAATTTTGCAAAGTTTGCAATCGTGAAGCAGAAGAAGGTTCTGAAGCGTTGGAATTTATGACAAATAGATTACAGCAATATCTGGAGGCTCAAACAGAAATTCAAGAGGCTGAGCCTAAAAAGCTTTATAATTTCAACTATACGGGTAAGTTAGTATACCTGAGCAGTAATCATGAAGATAGTCTGGCAGACATCAGAAATATCCCTTCAGAGATTGAGTCATTATTTGAATTCAATCATAAAAGAAAAGAAGAAGCGAAAGAGCTTAAAGAGAAACTTGAAAAGGAAATTAAGGAAAGATCTAAAATTATTGGTAATTCAACAATCGGCTCTGAGGATCTAGATGTAGTATTAAAAGATTACAATTCCTGGCAGAAAGATTTAGAAGACTTAAAACAGGAATCAAAAGACTATACCTTAGAACTAGAGGATATTAATGGTAAACTGAAAATACTAGAAGATAATAAGGATGAAATTGACCTCACTAATGCAAGTAAATTTCTTCTAAACACAAGAAATATATTAAGACATGTAGAAACAATTCTCATTGATACTAAAAATAGAAAGTTTGATGAATTTGTAGGCCGACTAGAGAACAAATCCAACGACATATTCTCAACAATTAATGTCGATGCATTCACAGGAGTAATCGTTTTTACAATTAATAGCAACAGGGAAAAAGTTAAAGTTCAACTACAGGAAGAAGATGGAAGTATATTTTATTCTCCTAATCAATCATTACTGACATCTATGCATATAGCTGTTTTATTGGCCATCTCGGATCTTGCTCATGAAATTCGAGAAGAAGGTTATCCTTTGCTTTTTGATGCTCCTACATCATCCTTCGGATCCAGCAAAATGACTCAATTTTTAAATTTGATCTATCAAAGAGAAAATCAGACCATTATTCTTCTTAAGGATTATATTGGAAGAGACAGTAATGAGGCATTACAAATAGAAGAGGATTTTGCACATGTAAAACGGAAAAAAGCTTTCTGGCTTAGATTGGAGAGGCCATTTGACGAAAAGAATTTAAAAACTATTAACACTGAAATTGTAGAAATTTAA
- a CDS encoding DEAD/DEAH box helicase family protein translates to MMKDAIWAKDRDYKTGSDDEPLQFYLDSLCNSKSFDLLLGYFSSSALNVLSLGFANFIHSGGKMRIIINNVLSSQDKEAIEKGQEKKDIILHDFNNLYNLKMALDDYGTHFFECFAWLIANDRIEFKIIKPKDKKGIAHYKSGIFSDGKDTVGFKSSCNFTAYGLLENLEELECFLSWDDERSRKFINKQDRYFNEIFNGTADFIEYLDITNIKESLLDIFGNKSLSALLIQEKELLEKKSIALQNSKLQKSVNSAIQQTAKYYKLEQSPKFPYSEGPRSYQLEAHEKWLANDKKGLFNMATGTGKTLTSLNCLLNEYKVGKHYKAIILVPTKALLEQWKNECKKFNFNNIITVSNKEKWPQNISFLNSASNFIDISFVIIVTYAAFYKKNFQAHFQELPKDTLFIADEAHNLGSPNISRLLPKIHLHKRIGLSATPDRQFDDTGNKKIEIFFNDTPPYIYSFTMDKALKMGWLCKYKYYPHIIKLTDTELSEYIKKSKQLIKYFDTKTKKYKDCKEVEMLLLERKRIIHKAFNKIEMFRKIIEEEFNKKGTLKYSLVYVPEGIEPNYEKDDDQNETIEDIKLINEYTKVISRTHSSIMVKQFTSNTINRDHVIKDFQNGDIDVLTSIKCLDEGVDVPRTELAIFCSSTGNPRQFIQRRGRVLRIHPEKTYAIIHDLIVVPEAGGELTFDMEKNMIQKELERVVDFSNLSSNKIDTYNELREVLTYYSISLSDIKNK, encoded by the coding sequence ATGATGAAAGACGCAATTTGGGCGAAAGACAGAGACTATAAAACAGGAAGCGATGATGAGCCTTTGCAGTTTTATTTAGACTCATTATGCAATAGCAAAAGTTTTGATCTTTTGTTAGGCTATTTCAGTTCATCTGCTTTAAATGTTCTTTCGTTAGGATTTGCAAATTTCATTCACTCCGGTGGAAAAATGAGGATTATTATCAATAATGTTCTGTCTTCACAAGATAAAGAAGCTATAGAAAAAGGTCAAGAAAAAAAAGATATTATATTACATGACTTTAATAATCTTTATAATTTAAAAATGGCATTAGATGATTACGGGACTCATTTTTTTGAATGTTTTGCCTGGTTAATTGCTAATGACAGGATTGAATTTAAAATTATCAAACCCAAAGACAAGAAAGGAATTGCCCACTATAAATCCGGAATATTCAGTGACGGAAAAGATACCGTAGGGTTCAAATCCTCGTGTAACTTTACCGCCTATGGTCTTTTGGAAAATTTGGAAGAGCTTGAATGTTTTTTGTCTTGGGATGATGAAAGATCAAGAAAGTTCATCAATAAACAAGATAGATACTTTAATGAAATATTTAATGGTACGGCAGATTTTATAGAATATTTAGATATCACCAATATTAAAGAATCCCTTCTTGATATCTTTGGAAATAAAAGTCTCTCGGCATTACTTATTCAGGAAAAAGAATTACTTGAAAAAAAGAGCATTGCTTTACAAAACAGTAAACTTCAAAAATCTGTTAATTCTGCAATACAACAAACTGCCAAGTATTACAAGTTAGAACAATCACCAAAATTTCCTTATTCCGAAGGTCCGAGGTCGTATCAACTTGAGGCACATGAAAAATGGCTGGCAAATGATAAGAAAGGTTTATTTAATATGGCAACCGGAACAGGTAAAACATTGACTTCTCTTAATTGCCTTCTTAATGAATATAAAGTTGGAAAACATTATAAAGCCATTATCCTCGTCCCAACAAAAGCCTTGTTAGAGCAATGGAAAAATGAATGTAAAAAATTCAATTTCAACAATATAATAACAGTAAGCAACAAAGAAAAATGGCCACAAAATATTTCTTTTTTAAACAGTGCCAGTAATTTTATTGATATTTCATTTGTGATAATTGTCACTTATGCCGCTTTTTATAAAAAAAATTTCCAAGCTCATTTTCAGGAACTTCCAAAAGACACCTTATTTATTGCTGATGAAGCTCATAATTTGGGATCTCCAAACATTTCAAGACTATTACCAAAAATACATTTACATAAAAGGATTGGTCTTTCAGCAACTCCTGATAGACAATTTGATGATACCGGGAATAAAAAAATCGAGATTTTTTTTAATGATACGCCGCCGTATATCTATAGTTTCACTATGGACAAAGCCCTCAAAATGGGATGGCTATGCAAATATAAATATTACCCTCACATTATAAAACTCACGGATACTGAACTATCTGAATATATTAAAAAATCCAAACAACTAATTAAATACTTTGATACAAAAACCAAGAAATACAAGGATTGTAAAGAAGTTGAAATGTTATTATTAGAGCGAAAAAGAATTATTCACAAAGCTTTTAATAAAATCGAAATGTTCAGGAAGATAATTGAAGAGGAGTTTAATAAGAAAGGAACTTTAAAATATAGTCTAGTTTACGTTCCGGAAGGCATTGAACCAAATTATGAAAAAGATGACGATCAAAATGAGACTATTGAAGATATAAAACTTATTAATGAATACACCAAAGTTATAAGCAGGACACATTCTTCAATCATGGTAAAACAGTTTACTTCAAATACAATTAACAGGGATCATGTCATCAAAGATTTTCAAAACGGAGATATTGACGTTTTAACTTCTATTAAATGTTTAGATGAAGGAGTTGACGTTCCCAGAACCGAATTAGCAATATTTTGTTCTAGTACAGGAAATCCTCGGCAATTTATACAAAGACGCGGAAGAGTTTTAAGGATACATCCCGAGAAAACATATGCTATAATACATGACCTTATCGTTGTACCTGAGGCAGGAGGTGAACTGACTTTTGATATGGAGAAAAACATGATTCAAAAAGAACTTGAAAGAGTTGTCGATTTTTCTAACCTCTCAAGTAATAAAATTGACACCTATAATGAGCTTCGGGAGGTTCTTACCTATTACAGTATTAGTTTATCAGATATTAAAAACAAATAA
- a CDS encoding cysteine desulfurase family protein: MAFNYFDTASTTKVDSRVFESMLPYFTELYGNASSNHDFGQTSQLVIEKSRKKVADLINSNAEDITFTSGSTESINIALKGYVEANYEKGNHIITVKTEHKAVLSTCENLETKGVEVTYLNVNAEGLLSISELKDAIRADTILICIMYVNNETGVIQPIKEIGDLARENNIAFFCDATQAIGKIPVDVQKDNIDMLCFSGHKLNAPKGVGILFKRREISVTPLFHGGSQEKGLRPGTYNTPLIVGLGKACEIAIKEQNQNFQINKNLHDYFINMLMDIKGAKLIGSKNNCVFNIMNIFIPGLDSDTFIPQAVNYALSNGSACTSQIIESSHVLKAMGFTDAECKQTLRISIDHNTKEFQIKDFIDYLKNHI, encoded by the coding sequence ATGGCATTTAATTACTTTGATACTGCAAGCACAACAAAAGTTGATTCACGAGTTTTTGAATCAATGCTTCCTTATTTTACAGAGTTATACGGAAATGCATCCAGTAATCATGATTTTGGTCAAACATCACAGTTGGTCATTGAAAAATCCAGAAAGAAGGTTGCCGACTTGATCAATTCGAATGCCGAGGATATTACTTTCACTTCAGGATCAACTGAGTCTATTAATATTGCACTCAAAGGATATGTGGAAGCAAATTACGAAAAGGGAAACCATATTATTACAGTAAAAACGGAACATAAAGCAGTTTTATCAACTTGTGAAAACCTCGAAACTAAAGGTGTAGAAGTTACTTATCTAAATGTTAATGCTGAAGGGTTACTATCCATTTCCGAACTTAAAGATGCTATTCGTGCCGATACCATTTTAATTTGTATAATGTACGTTAACAACGAAACCGGGGTTATCCAGCCTATTAAAGAAATCGGAGATTTAGCTAGGGAAAATAATATTGCTTTTTTTTGTGACGCAACACAAGCTATTGGGAAAATACCTGTTGATGTGCAAAAAGATAATATCGATATGCTTTGCTTTAGCGGTCATAAGCTAAATGCTCCCAAAGGAGTTGGTATTTTATTTAAGAGAAGAGAAATCAGCGTGACTCCACTATTTCATGGCGGAAGTCAAGAAAAAGGATTAAGACCCGGGACCTATAATACCCCACTTATAGTAGGTTTAGGTAAAGCATGTGAGATTGCAATTAAAGAGCAAAATCAGAATTTTCAGATTAATAAAAACTTACATGATTATTTTATCAATATGCTAATGGATATTAAAGGTGCAAAACTGATTGGAAGCAAGAATAATTGTGTATTTAACATTATGAATATTTTTATACCGGGGCTAGATTCCGATACATTTATCCCTCAGGCAGTTAATTATGCATTAAGCAATGGTTCAGCCTGTACTTCTCAAATTATTGAAAGTTCTCATGTTTTAAAAGCAATGGGATTTACAGATGCAGAATGTAAGCAAACGCTTAGAATATCAATCGATCATAATACTAAAGAATTTCAGATCAAAGATTTTATCGATTATTTGAAAAACCATATATAA
- a CDS encoding DUF4280 domain-containing protein, with amino-acid sequence MSQYITDTTKLKCDKGASPAPLTVTSQSFMSIDGKLQATEEDRQPNINIKPFGMCSVLRSSCTPLPIKWDNTSDFEIDGKKELLDCSTCYCSVGGKISIVKCTQNFVEE; translated from the coding sequence ATGTCTCAATATATAACAGATACCACTAAGTTAAAATGTGATAAAGGAGCTTCACCAGCTCCACTCACAGTAACAAGTCAATCTTTCATGAGTATTGATGGAAAGCTACAGGCCACAGAAGAAGACAGACAGCCTAATATTAACATTAAACCTTTTGGAATGTGTAGTGTTTTAAGATCTTCCTGTACTCCTTTACCAATTAAATGGGATAATACCTCTGATTTTGAAATTGATGGCAAAAAGGAACTATTAGACTGCTCTACCTGTTACTGTTCTGTTGGAGGAAAAATATCAATTGTAAAGTGTACTCAAAACTTTGTTGAAGAATGA
- a CDS encoding polysaccharide deacetylase family protein has product MGDTKILAIRELKDTKPVKIVQREIYLTFDDGIQAGTEEVLQLLKEKGIKGTFFLTGIHLYYFIEKSKDRKKALDILKDIYENHVIGNHSYSHVNDFYKNAYKEGIKYKGDGSKPEDKRSVFTDFTKCKEQILYYLDEIYGKGVIKNRNVPLSKNQTIPLARFPGRNTWHTKEFVDIDSDNSKDTKDEAKELFEKRGYQVYGWDCEWNIKSWDFKNASVAKVQEKVNNKTMDFGNDDHIHPYYDMYSKQYIGFDRVSESWETVRDELLDMSYYGGLWDAVGKKNGKVILLMHERAFRNGKLVNGVVDLKNKDEVNKLGQLIDYFQKRKADFKTLDKY; this is encoded by the coding sequence ATGGGAGATACTAAAATATTGGCTATACGTGAATTGAAAGACACTAAACCTGTTAAGATTGTCCAGAGAGAAATCTATTTAACCTTTGATGATGGAATACAGGCAGGAACAGAAGAGGTTTTACAATTACTAAAGGAAAAAGGAATCAAAGGAACATTTTTCTTAACAGGGATACATTTATATTATTTTATTGAGAAGAGTAAGGATAGAAAAAAAGCTTTAGATATATTAAAAGATATATATGAGAATCATGTTATAGGTAATCATAGCTATTCACATGTAAATGATTTTTATAAAAATGCCTATAAGGAAGGGATTAAATATAAAGGAGATGGAAGTAAGCCAGAAGATAAAAGAAGTGTGTTTACTGATTTTACAAAATGTAAAGAGCAAATTTTGTATTACTTAGATGAAATTTATGGAAAAGGAGTTATAAAGAATAGGAATGTTCCTTTATCTAAAAACCAGACAATCCCTCTGGCTAGATTTCCAGGAAGAAATACTTGGCACACTAAAGAATTTGTAGATATTGATTCCGATAATAGTAAGGATACAAAAGATGAGGCTAAAGAATTATTTGAAAAAAGAGGTTATCAAGTGTATGGCTGGGACTGTGAATGGAATATAAAGAGTTGGGATTTTAAAAATGCTTCTGTTGCAAAGGTTCAGGAAAAAGTTAATAATAAAACTATGGATTTTGGAAACGATGATCATATTCATCCCTACTATGATATGTACTCGAAACAATATATTGGATTTGATAGGGTTTCAGAATCTTGGGAGACTGTTCGTGATGAACTATTAGATATGTCCTATTATGGGGGATTATGGGATGCTGTTGGAAAGAAAAATGGGAAAGTTATTTTGTTAATGCACGAAAGAGCATTCAGAAATGGAAAATTAGTTAATGGAGTTGTAGATTTGAAAAACAAAGATGAAGTAAACAAATTGGGGCAACTCATTGATTATTTTCAAAAACGAAAAGCAGATTTTAAAACATTAGATAAATACTAA
- a CDS encoding type VI secretion system Vgr family protein yields MRKNISNSEKISENHISGINRVVKLDIVVEGKSISHFKHFRLQQSVRAHHNFELTLAHDSLGEVQNYNLEEAQQFLGKRITVTFKYKDTENESPERTFVGVITKIAFSQEQMSLGNIVLKGYSPTILMDSAPHTQSFGGNQSVNTAIIADRIIKEALGTSKFDFRIETQNKGYINYSSQYCETHYNYLARLAEAYGEQFYYDGYILHFGKLPPSEKPIQLVYGSNVTDVQVELKAVHTKPEYFGYNSSNHAKMLGSNNNIKHLGNLSAKAYELNDNIFKTRSLTPTPINANMFLDVDDSQKSARGSKAVEVFTVSGNTTVPFLFVGCVADIDMRNQDSNQTSHFTTLMMTEISHEVDARGYYTGSFEAIAEGTGFMPKPAFIMPKAEPQVATVISNIDPLNQGRIQVQFDWQLNDTTHFIRMMSPDAGGTDAVSQNRGFVAVPEIGDQVMVNFEYHNPDFPFAMGGMFHGGVGLGGGMDNRVKSLQTRSGHRLVFTEDESILLTDKSGNELRFDTKGSNINITAPETITIKSKNLKFDIEENIETKAGKNMDTNVGENIKIIAKQEISQDSGKKTIINAGTNTEISARAHLDLYGKEKFIGYTDGQTEFGAKDRMHVYGANSLLTAKDKIEYKAPQMNKLPQNGEFDYTKEKQIVSAQWMDADMNKEITMASYDEEISLLVYTRNYEEGESITLTVYEVDDKDINNGEKEITLTGNVKKDGFAELKRSVKVEKQQA; encoded by the coding sequence ATGAGAAAGAATATTTCCAATTCTGAAAAGATTTCAGAGAACCATATATCAGGAATTAACCGTGTGGTTAAGCTTGATATTGTGGTGGAAGGGAAATCTATCAGTCATTTTAAACACTTTCGTTTACAACAAAGTGTCAGAGCACACCATAATTTTGAACTGACTTTAGCTCATGATTCATTAGGTGAAGTACAGAACTACAATCTTGAAGAAGCCCAACAATTTTTAGGAAAACGAATTACAGTAACTTTCAAATATAAAGATACTGAAAACGAAAGTCCTGAAAGAACGTTTGTAGGTGTTATTACGAAGATTGCTTTTAGCCAGGAACAAATGAGCCTAGGTAATATTGTGCTTAAAGGATACAGTCCAACAATTTTGATGGATTCAGCCCCACATACTCAGAGTTTCGGAGGAAATCAATCTGTAAACACGGCTATCATTGCAGATAGAATTATTAAGGAAGCACTGGGAACAAGTAAGTTTGATTTCAGAATAGAAACCCAGAATAAAGGCTACATTAACTATAGCTCTCAATATTGTGAAACTCATTACAACTATCTTGCAAGACTTGCAGAAGCTTATGGAGAACAGTTTTATTACGATGGGTATATTCTACATTTTGGGAAGCTTCCTCCATCTGAAAAGCCAATACAGCTTGTTTACGGAAGCAATGTTACAGATGTACAGGTAGAATTAAAAGCAGTACACACTAAACCTGAATACTTTGGCTATAATAGTAGTAACCATGCAAAAATGCTAGGCTCTAATAATAACATTAAACATTTAGGAAATTTATCAGCCAAAGCCTATGAATTGAATGATAATATTTTCAAAACAAGGTCTCTTACTCCTACCCCCATTAATGCTAATATGTTTCTGGATGTAGATGATTCTCAAAAGAGTGCAAGAGGGAGTAAGGCTGTAGAAGTTTTTACTGTTTCTGGAAACACAACCGTTCCTTTTCTGTTTGTAGGTTGTGTAGCAGATATAGACATGAGAAATCAAGATAGTAACCAAACTTCCCACTTCACTACATTAATGATGACAGAGATAAGCCATGAAGTGGATGCAAGAGGCTATTATACTGGAAGTTTTGAAGCTATAGCTGAGGGAACAGGTTTTATGCCTAAACCAGCTTTTATAATGCCTAAAGCAGAGCCACAAGTGGCAACGGTTATCTCCAATATTGACCCCTTAAATCAAGGTAGAATACAAGTGCAGTTTGACTGGCAGTTGAACGATACTACTCATTTTATCCGAATGATGAGCCCTGATGCTGGTGGCACAGATGCAGTAAGCCAGAATAGAGGCTTTGTGGCTGTTCCAGAAATAGGAGACCAAGTAATGGTTAACTTTGAATATCATAATCCAGATTTCCCTTTTGCAATGGGTGGAATGTTTCATGGTGGTGTTGGTTTAGGAGGGGGAATGGATAACCGAGTAAAATCATTACAGACCAGAAGTGGGCACAGATTAGTGTTTACAGAGGATGAAAGTATCTTATTGACTGATAAAAGTGGTAACGAATTGAGATTTGATACAAAGGGAAGCAATATCAACATTACTGCTCCTGAAACCATAACCATAAAATCAAAGAACCTGAAGTTTGATATTGAGGAGAATATTGAAACCAAAGCAGGAAAGAATATGGATACCAATGTTGGTGAAAATATTAAGATTATTGCCAAGCAAGAGATAAGCCAGGATAGTGGTAAGAAAACCATTATCAATGCTGGAACTAATACTGAAATTTCAGCAAGAGCCCACCTAGACCTGTATGGCAAAGAAAAATTCATAGGTTATACAGATGGACAGACAGAGTTCGGAGCAAAAGACAGAATGCATGTGTATGGGGCTAACTCATTATTGACTGCTAAAGATAAGATTGAGTATAAAGCCCCTCAAATGAACAAGCTTCCTCAAAATGGGGAGTTTGATTATACTAAAGAGAAACAAATTGTAAGTGCTCAATGGATGGATGCAGATATGAATAAAGAAATTACAATGGCATCTTATGATGAAGAAATAAGTTTATTGGTTTATACCAGAAACTATGAAGAAGGAGAATCAATTACACTAACTGTATATGAAGTTGATGATAAAGACATAAATAACGGGGAAAAAGAAATAACTCTTACGGGTAACGTTAAAAAAGATGGCTTTGCAGAGCTAAAGAGAAGTGTAAAAGTAGAAAAACAACAAGCTTAA
- a CDS encoding superinfection immunity protein — MLTILATTSHNNGGFPLFKIIVFIYFIPTIVALFRSPIIRFKFFSVLLINLFFGWTVYGWWLAFAKAFSSRNTIYIKNNSGNMISSDKYDHLDKLNNLRASGAINEEEFEAEKQKILNH; from the coding sequence ATGCTAACAATACTTGCTACTACAAGTCATAACAACGGAGGATTTCCGTTATTCAAAATAATTGTTTTTATTTATTTTATACCCACTATAGTCGCTTTATTTAGATCACCTATAATAAGATTTAAATTTTTCAGTGTATTGCTAATCAATCTCTTTTTTGGATGGACAGTATATGGATGGTGGCTAGCATTTGCAAAGGCTTTTTCAAGTAGAAATACAATTTATATAAAAAATAATTCTGGGAATATGATATCTTCAGACAAATATGACCATTTAGATAAATTAAATAATTTGCGTGCTTCAGGTGCTATTAATGAAGAGGAGTTTGAAGCTGAAAAACAAAAAATATTAAATCATTAA
- a CDS encoding helix-turn-helix domain-containing protein, translating to MEEKEFLKDEVLKKLGKRIKEIRIAKGYSSYEYFAYEHNISRAQYGRYEKGEDLRFSTLAKVINAFGMTMNEFFADGFE from the coding sequence ATGGAGGAAAAAGAATTTTTAAAGGATGAAGTCTTAAAGAAGCTTGGTAAGAGGATAAAAGAGATTAGGATAGCTAAAGGGTATTCAAGCTATGAATATTTTGCCTATGAGCATAATATATCCAGGGCTCAATATGGCAGATATGAAAAAGGTGAAGATTTACGATTTAGTACCTTAGCAAAAGTTATTAATGCTTTTGGTATGACTATGAATGAATTTTTTGCAGATGGGTTTGAATAG